One segment of Pangasianodon hypophthalmus isolate fPanHyp1 chromosome 10, fPanHyp1.pri, whole genome shotgun sequence DNA contains the following:
- the ppp1r3ca gene encoding protein phosphatase 1, regulatory subunit 3Ca: MSCVCRVCTVEGGEVTGYIQTLYTHTHTHTHTRVFKVCNAPVCSVLKIFDASILHNLEPINLRLIMPVDMAVQLYITHSPPLHSFLSSYEDYRARNLINVRCKPLRPCINTKNTRNTSPNPPCRAWSAPETKAKKKVVFADSKGMSLTAVHVFSLCENNKKSDSLPQFHAPKIEGALNPVQTRILEFRQPAAEYLDFRNRLMKNLVCLESCTLQGHTLTGTIKVRNLSFEKSVHIRITFDSWKNHRDVECTFMNDVCGHRDTDTFSFVIEIPACVPPQDSVEFCISYTSGGKTHWDNNNGKNYALVTKHDDKTDKSKETDLFDRFRSQQKCNRFSERNSWMFGMSAPYW; the protein is encoded by the exons atgagctgtgtgtgtagagtgtgcaCAGTGGAGGGAGGAGAAGTCACAGGCTATATTCaaactttatacacacacacacacacacacacacacacacgagtgttTAAAGTGTGTAATGCACCTGTCTGCTCAGTGCTGAAGATATTTGATGCCAG catccTCCACAACCTCGAGCCAATAAATCTGCGTCTGATCATGCCAGTGGACATGGCCGTGCagctctacatcacacactctccaccTCTGCACAGCTTCCTCAGCTCGTACGAGGACTACAGGGCGAGGAATCTCATCAACGTCCGCTGCAAACCTCTGCGTCCCTGCATCAACACCAAAAACACCCGCAACACCAGTCCGAATCCGCCATGCCGCGCCTGGTCGGCTCCCGAAACCAAAGCTAAGAAGAAGGTGGTGTTCGCCGACTCCAAAGGCATGTCGCTGACCGCAGTTCATGTCTTCTCTCTGTgcgaaaataacaaaaaatccGACTCGCTGCCGCAGTTCCATGCCCCGAAGATAGAGGGCGCTCTTAATCCCGTCCAAACCAGAATCCTGGAGTTTCGGCAACCAGCGGCAGAATACCTGGACTTCCGGAATCGCCTGATGAAGAATTTGGTGTGTCTGGAGAGCTGCACGCTGCAGGGCCACACGCTAACGGGGACGATTAAAGTGCGAAATCTGTCGTTCGAGAAATCCGTCCACATTCGGATCACCTTCGATTCGTGGAAAAACCACCGGGACGTCGAGTGTACTTTCATGAACGATGTCTGCGGACACAGAGACACCGACACGTTCTCCTTCGTCATCGAAATTCCAGCGTGTGTGCCGCCTCAGGATAGCGTGGAGTTTTGCATTAGCTACACCAGCGGCGGAAAGACGCACTGGGACAACAACAACGGAAAGAATTACGCGCTTGTGACGAAGCATGATGACAAGACGGATAAAAGCAAGGAGACGGATTTGTTCGATCGATTCAGAAGCCAGCAAAAGTGCAACAGATTTTCTGAGAGGAACAGCTGGATGTTCGGGATGAGCGCCCCCTACTGGTGA